Genomic window (Actinomycetota bacterium):
TCCGATGGCACGGATCAGCTCGATGCCGAACCCCACGATCCCATCCGGGCCGGCGTCGATCGCGGCCAGACCGATCAGGAGCAGCAGCGCGGGACCGACCGTGGCGATCGCCAGGAAGCCCAGCAGGGCGGTCGACTTGGCGCCGAGGTAGCTGTCACGCGTCAGCGGGGACGCGAAGTACAGCGCGAGCGCGCCCTCTCGCCGATCGGGGCAGAGGATCGCGGGTGCGCCCAGCGCGGCGAAGAGGTAGACGCTGGGCAGGACGAAGCCGAGGTAGTCCTCGCTGCCGGGTAACAGCAGGTCCCCGATCTCGCGCGGGACCAGGACCGCGACACCCACGAAGACGATCGCGGGGACGTAGGCGATCAACCCGGCGATCACCGGGAGCGCCTTCGCACGAGCTCGGCGCTTCAGACCGAGCAGCCGCCGGACGCTGTGCCAGACGAGGCTGCGGACGGCGGTCTCGGGTCCTCCGCGCACACCCTCGTAGCGCACGAAACCGCGCTCGTGGATGCGCGCCCCGTTCACGCCCGCTCCTCATCCGGCACGGCGAAGAACAGGTCCTCCAGCGAGCGCGTGCGCGGCTCGAGCCGACGCAGTCCGACGCCGGCCTCGATCAGTGCGTCGCGGATCGTGTCGAGGACGGCGTCATCGTGGACCGCGACCACGAACTGGGCCACGCCGACCGCCTCGACCGTGAGACCTGCGCGCTCGAGCTGCGCGCGAACCGAGTCGGCGACGCCGTCGACCTCGATGAGCAGTCGATCGCTGACGGTCTTCAGTCCCTCGACGGGGCCTGCGGCCGCGAGACGTCCGGCGTCGAGCACCACCACGCCATCGCAGATGCGCTCGACCTCGTGGATGAGGTGGCTCGAGACCACGACATGGATGCCGAGGTCGTGACCGATGCGACGGATCAGCGCGAGCATCTCCTCGCGCTGGAGGGGATCGAGTCCGTTGGTCGGTTCGTCGAGCAGGATCAGCGCGGGGTCGTGAGCAATCGCTTGCGCGACCTTGACGCGTTGCTTCTGCCCTGTGGACATCGTCCCGATCGGGCGGAAGCGCTCCTCACCGAGGCCGACGAGGAACAGCGCGTCGCTGGCTCGGGTCACGGCGGCGCGGCGGGGGATGCCGTGCAACTCGGCGATGTGCCGCACCAGGTCCTGGGCCTGCACGTCCGTGGGCATGGCCTCGTGCTCGGGGGCGTACCCGATGCGCATGCGCACATCGGGACCGAAGGTGGAAGGGTCGTGACCGAACACCTCGATGGCACCGGCGTCGGGGCGGTGGAAGCCCAGCACCAGTCCGAGCAGGGTGGTCTTGCCCGCGCCGTTCGCGCCGAGCAGACCGGTGACCCCTCCGGGCACGTCCACCGTCACGGAATCGAGCGCGAGCGTGCTCCCCCACCGCTTGGTGAGGTCAGCGACGCGGACGACAGGTTCCATGGCCGGGCCACGCTACCCAAGGGCGCTGCGAGAGCGCGGCCGCCGCTTCCACGTGGGGATCCTCCGGGAGGGCGCGGGAAGGTGGTCACGCAGGATCTCGTACATCGAAACATCAGCGTCTGATGCTATGATGCCCGGATGCGTACGACGATCCGCATCGACGACGAGCTCTACCGTTCCGTGAAGGAACGGGCGGCGCGCACGGGGCGTACCGTGACGGCCGTGATCGAGGACGCCATCCGGCTCGCGTTCACCGTCCGCCGACCATCAGGAGATCCCGAGCCGACGCCGGTGTTCGGAGGGTCCGGGACGCTCCCGGGCGTTGACCTCAGCGATAACGCGGCGCTGCGCGAGCTCATGGATGGAGACGGGGTCGATGCGCTGCGTTGACGTCAACGTCCTCGTCTACGCGCACCGGCCAGAGTCACCCGACCACGACCGTTACCTCCACTGGCTAGACGTAGCAAGGAGCGCCGACGAGCCGCTCGGGCTGAGTCCGATCGTCCTCTCAGGGTTCCTCCGCGTGGTCACGCATCCCCGCATCTTCCGCGAGCCGACGCCCCTGGAGGTTGCGCTGGAGGCCGTCGCGGTGTGGCGCGCCACCCCGAACGCCCTGGAGCTGACGGCAGGTGATCGCCACTTCGACATCTTCACACGCATGTGCCGTGGTGCCGACGCCCGCGGCAACCTGATCCCCGACGCCTACCTGGCCGCTCTCGCCGTCGAGCGCGGCGCGACGTGGTACTCGGCCGACCGATCGTTCGCCCGCTTCGCGGACCTCGACCACCGCCACCCTCTGGACGATCAGGTCGCGCGCTGAGGGCAGGTTCGAGCCTACGCGACGGGTCCCAGGAGGAGATCGGCGACCCGCTGACGCTGCCAGCCCTGCTGCCCGAGGAGCAGATCGTTGACCTTGGCCCGTCGGTAGTGCCAGTGCGGCTCGGCCTCCCACGTGAAGCCGACGGCGCCGTGGATCTGGATCGACTCCCCGGTCACGTGGATCGCTGCCTCCGCGACCCACGACTTGGCCATGGCCGCGGCGACCTCGCGCTCCGGTCGGTCCTCGTCGGAGGTCCACGCCGCGTAGTGCGCCCCGACGCGTGCGAGCTCGACCGCTTCCAGCATCTCAGCGGCCTTGTGACGGATGGCCTGGAACGCCCCGATCGGTCGACCGAACTGCTCACGCACGTGGCTGTACTCCACCGCCAGCTCCAGCGCGCGCTCCGCCGACCCCACCGTCTCCGCCGCCAGCGCGACGGCGGCGTCGTCCGCGACACGGCGGAGGATCGCGGTCTGGTTGCCGTTCGGCCCCAGCCGCCGCGCAGGCGTCGCGGTCAGCTCGAACCGGGCGAGCTTGCGTAGGGGGTCCATCGACGGGACCGCGGTCGCCGGGGGTCGCTCGACCAGGAAGCCGGCGAGTCCGGTGTCGTCACGCGCGACGACGATCGCCCAGTCGGCGGTGTGCCCATCGGGGACCGTCGGCTTGATCCCATCGAGGATCCAAGCGTCCCCGTCCCTGGTCGCCGTCACGGCGACGGCGGTCAGCGGGTCGCGCGCCCCGACCTCGTCCAGTGCCAGCGTGCCCCTGGTCGAGCCGTCAGCCAACCCAGGCAGCAGGTCGTCGGCACCGAGCGCGCGTGCCGCGAGGGTGGCGAGCACGGCGGACGACAGGTACGGGCCCGGCATCGGCACGCGTCCCATCTCCTCGAGCACGACGACCAGGTCGACCAGCCCCAGACCGAGCCCGCCGTGCTCCTCGGCCACGAGCAGGCCGGTCCAGCCGGAGCCGGCGATCACTGACCACAGCGCGTCGGTGAAGCCGCGCTCGTCGTCGCCGAGGGCGATGAGCCGTTCGCGGTCGATCTCGGCGGCGAGGGTCTTCTTGACCGCCGCGCGGAGGGCTTGTTGCTCCTCGTCGAACGCGAAGTCCACCGCCGCCCTCCCGCTGGCAAGACTGACGTCCGTGTCAGGTACGGTGCAGCCTACTGGACCGGCGGATCTGGAGGCAGTCGCGTGGACTTCGCGCTCACGCCCGAGGACGAGGCGTTCCGCGACGAGCTGCGTGGGTGGCTCGATGACAACCTCCCGGACTTCCAGGACGGCACCGAGATCGTCGACACGTGGCTGCCGCGCTCGTTCGCGCGGCGGCGCGCGTGGCAGAAGCGGCTCCACGAGGGCCGCTGGGCGGCGATCAACTGGCCCATCGAGTGGGGCGGCCGCGAGGCCACCATCATGCAGAACTTCATCTACTCCGAGGAGATGGCCCGCGCCCGGGCGCCGGGGATCATCAACGCGGTCGGCATCTGGCACGTCGGACCGATGATCCTGGAGCACGGCACCGAGGAGCAGGCGCAGCGCTGGTGCCCGGGCATCCTGACCGCGGACGAGATCTGGTGCCAGGGCTTCAGCGAGCCGGAGGCCGGCAGCGACCTCGCGAACCTGCGTGCCACTGCGATCCGCGACGGCGACCACTACGTCGTGAACGGCGAGAAGATCTGGATCACGACGGCGCACATGGCCCACTGGGGGATGTTCCTGCTGCGCACCGATCCGACCGCGATCGAGCGGGGCGCCAAGCACGAGGGCATCACCGCGTTCGTGCTCGACATGAGGACCGAGGGCATCGAGGTCGAGCCGATCCGCGACATCGCCGACGAGCACGCCTTCAACCACGTCCGCTTCACCGACGCCCGCATCCCGATCGAGTCCCGGCTCGGCGACGAAGGCGAAGGCTGGCTCGTCGCGATGGGAACGCTGAGCCACGAGCGCGTCGGGACAGCGGGATTGTCGATCTCGATGAAGTCCGAGCTCGACGAGATGGTCGCGACCGCCCGGGAACTCAACCCCGGGGCGCTGGAGGATCCGCTGCTCCGCGACCGCCTCGCGCGGGCGTACACCCGGGTCGAGCTCACCCGTCTGCTGACGGCCCGGGCGCTGTCGAAGATCCTGAAGGGCCAGCCGAACTGGCCCGAGGTGCCGCTCGCGAAGCTGCAGTGGAGCTACCTCAGCCAGACCCTCGCCGAACTCGGTGTCGACCTGCTGGGTCCCGCAGGCGTGCTGTGGAAGGGCGGACCCGACGCGATCGAGAAGGGTCGGTGGTCACGCAGCTACGTCTACCAGCGCTACACGAGCATCGGGGCGGGCACCACCGAGGTCCAGAAGAACATCATCGCGGAGCGCGCACTGAAGATGCCCTCGAAACGTTCGAAGCGGACCTCCTCGGGCTGAGCGCGGGGCGCACGTGCCGGCGGGGCGCGCAAGGTGGCGTCCACGATCGCGGCGAACAACTCCTCATCCTCCCGGCGCGGGGTCGGGACGTCACGGGGAACCGCCATGCGCCATGCGCGCAGCACCTCCATCTCTGCCGTGCTGGTCACCGTCGCGCTGGCGGCCTCCACGCTCGGCTTCGCCACTGCTCCTCGCTCATCCGCCGAGGGGGATGGCGGCGCGCCGTCCGTCACGGCACCGCGGCGATCGGCCACTCCGGCCGTCGCGACGCTCGCCGGCGCCGACGGCGTCGAGCGCGACCGCGGTGGTCGCGCCAGCGCGCGAGCCGTCCTGGGACAAGTCGACGATCTGCGTGCCGTGAGCGCACCGGGCGAAGCAGCGCGGACCCACGTCGACGCCCTCATGGGGCGTCCTCCGACGGCCACGCCGGAGGAGAACGACGTGGCCGACTCCGACTCCGACTTCACCCCGGTA
Coding sequences:
- a CDS encoding acyl-CoA dehydrogenase; this encodes MDFAFDEEQQALRAAVKKTLAAEIDRERLIALGDDERGFTDALWSVIAGSGWTGLLVAEEHGGLGLGLVDLVVVLEEMGRVPMPGPYLSSAVLATLAARALGADDLLPGLADGSTRGTLALDEVGARDPLTAVAVTATRDGDAWILDGIKPTVPDGHTADWAIVVARDDTGLAGFLVERPPATAVPSMDPLRKLARFELTATPARRLGPNGNQTAILRRVADDAAVALAAETVGSAERALELAVEYSHVREQFGRPIGAFQAIRHKAAEMLEAVELARVGAHYAAWTSDEDRPEREVAAAMAKSWVAEAAIHVTGESIQIHGAVGFTWEAEPHWHYRRAKVNDLLLGQQGWQRQRVADLLLGPVA
- a CDS encoding ribbon-helix-helix domain-containing protein, which gives rise to MRTTIRIDDELYRSVKERAARTGRTVTAVIEDAIRLAFTVRRPSGDPEPTPVFGGSGTLPGVDLSDNAALRELMDGDGVDALR
- a CDS encoding type II toxin-antitoxin system VapC family toxin is translated as MRCVDVNVLVYAHRPESPDHDRYLHWLDVARSADEPLGLSPIVLSGFLRVVTHPRIFREPTPLEVALEAVAVWRATPNALELTAGDRHFDIFTRMCRGADARGNLIPDAYLAALAVERGATWYSADRSFARFADLDHRHPLDDQVAR
- a CDS encoding ABC transporter ATP-binding protein gives rise to the protein MEPVVRVADLTKRWGSTLALDSVTVDVPGGVTGLLGANGAGKTTLLGLVLGFHRPDAGAIEVFGHDPSTFGPDVRMRIGYAPEHEAMPTDVQAQDLVRHIAELHGIPRRAAVTRASDALFLVGLGEERFRPIGTMSTGQKQRVKVAQAIAHDPALILLDEPTNGLDPLQREEMLALIRRIGHDLGIHVVVSSHLIHEVERICDGVVVLDAGRLAAAGPVEGLKTVSDRLLIEVDGVADSVRAQLERAGLTVEAVGVAQFVVAVHDDAVLDTIRDALIEAGVGLRRLEPRTRSLEDLFFAVPDEERA
- a CDS encoding acyl-CoA dehydrogenase family protein, giving the protein MDFALTPEDEAFRDELRGWLDDNLPDFQDGTEIVDTWLPRSFARRRAWQKRLHEGRWAAINWPIEWGGREATIMQNFIYSEEMARARAPGIINAVGIWHVGPMILEHGTEEQAQRWCPGILTADEIWCQGFSEPEAGSDLANLRATAIRDGDHYVVNGEKIWITTAHMAHWGMFLLRTDPTAIERGAKHEGITAFVLDMRTEGIEVEPIRDIADEHAFNHVRFTDARIPIESRLGDEGEGWLVAMGTLSHERVGTAGLSISMKSELDEMVATARELNPGALEDPLLRDRLARAYTRVELTRLLTARALSKILKGQPNWPEVPLAKLQWSYLSQTLAELGVDLLGPAGVLWKGGPDAIEKGRWSRSYVYQRYTSIGAGTTEVQKNIIAERALKMPSKRSKRTSSG